DNA from Ziziphus jujuba cultivar Dongzao chromosome 2, ASM3175591v1:
TAAACAAtatttaagaatatttttatttttacttttgctTGAAACGAGAAGCAATGTCGTTTTAAACTACTCGGGCGGTAGAATTTAAACGACAAAAGCAATGGAATCCAAGTCGGGGAAATACTTGCGTCCTAATCAGAAGGCCAACGAGGAAGCCTCCATTTGGATTTACACTATTGTCCAAACGTCAACATCCTCTACCGTCTGATTTCgttcttttaaccaaaaaaataaaaaataaaaatatcaagacTCAGACCCTATGAATGCGGGCCACTAGATTATATGTAAAGCCAGGGTTGAGTGGGGCCACGTGTCCGTACAGAAAGGCCAAAGCTATTACTAGTCCACGCAGGCATAGAAGCAGTCGTACAATTTATAAACAAAGACTCATTTTCCAAATGAAGAAGTAATTCGCCAGAAAAAGACAATTAAATAAATCTCAAGAGAAAACCCAATTTCTTTTCTCTCATAAAATCCTACAAATCCTTTCTTGGGTTCGTCTCTCTTTTACGGTCAAAGAAAAAggttgaagagaaaaaaaacatgGCTGAGCAGTTGACGGAGGAGCAGATCGCTGAGTTCAAGGAAGCTTTTAGCCTCTTTGACAAAGATGGCGatggtataatatatatatatatattatatgttttttacTTTGATTTTCCACTACCGCTTAttgctttgttttgtttgaactatttttgttgttttccttaattttttattgttttcttggtttattttttgtggATCATGATTTTTATGGTATTTCTgtttatgttcatgtaaaaaaagattattgttattgttattttatatattctttgTTTTGCGTTAAGGGGGTTGATGATTATGGATACAGCATGATGGTTAACATAGTTAGATCTTGTACTTTattttatagttattattattatttttcctgttTTTGTGGGTTAGTTATTTAccgtattatttattttaatgttttcttgGTTACAACTTGTGGGTATTTTTGGTATAAGATGGTGGTGGTATTTCTCTTTGTCTTGTATTTTCTTGATTCATTCTATGCTATGCGCTTGAATCTCGTCTTGTTTTTGGTGGGCATTATTGTATACCTTGGATGTATTCCTCTATGCtgtgtaatattatatttttcttaaaaaccaAACAATGAATCATATTGTGTAAATTAGTTAgattaaaaattgatttgattttcttcgatttaataaatatatgatcTTAATACACTTTGTTTTGGATTGCTTCTTGCTGGCAGACTTTACTCATCTTGGCATTATCGCTTTAATTCATGAATAGGATAATTGCTTTGCTTGAAGTTTATGAGTTAAAAAGAATTAGGGGCATTATCACTTTTGATCTGTTGATTTTCTATTGAGACATGATTCATTGACATGTATGATTAATGCATAActcttgttaaaaaaataataataataataaataaataaaaaattaatgacttttAAGTGTTACAAAAATCTTGTTTCCTCTTTCCGCATAAATGAGCTAATATAATGAAGCATCTTGATGTTTCTTTAGATGTATTATGCTATGACTTCTATTATGAGAGTTGAACTTCATACTATGTCTTTATTGGTAAACAGATTTGCATGGATGTCATATCTGCAAATGTTGATGTGTGGGATACACATACTGTATTGTGATACGTTGTATTCATTATCTGCTGCCTAGTATGCAGATAGAactttcataaataataaactttGATTGGTTTCCTTGTTTGTGATTATTCAAAATAGGCTGCATTACAACCAAAGAATTGGGGACAGTGATGAGATCACTGGGACAGAATCCAACTGAAGCTGAATTGCAGGACATGATCAATGAAGTTGATGCTGATCAAAATGGCACTATAGATTTTTCTGAGTTTTTGAATTTGATGGCACGAAAAATGAAGGCAAGCTTGATTTCGTATCTATTATTGTTGGGTTCACATTTCGTTGAACACTTTAGAGTTGAATTTTCTTATTCATAGTTCAGTTTGATTTGGTAGTGCTTGCATGGTATGATGTTTGCCCTTTTGCATGCTAAACTCATGCTTGTTTCTCATTTGCTTTCTTTGATTTCTGCAgtcttgatttttgttttacaaCTTTATATCATTTATTATGTGTGAAAACTTTTCGCATAAATTTATGGTTTCTAGTTGTTGCTTTATTGATCAACAATAAGTTTCTTTCCTATGGAAGTAGTCTGCTAAAAATTTGCTTATCTTCAAGAGCTTTTATCACCGTTTTGATTggtaattaatgaattaatattGGGAAAAGACTGATCCAGTGTAGCAAAAGAATCATGCAGTTTCAGGACCTTTCTGTGAAGCTAATTGCTGGTCAAAATAGTTATAAAGTTCAAGTGATCTGGTTCATAGGATCTGAGGCAGTGGGCTTGTTTGGAGTGGAATGTTGGCCTGGGGGTGTGAATGCTTCTCAGGGAAAGGGAAAGTAACTGTGAACATTATTACTGGCTAGTTGTTGGATGTTGGAGATTATTTGATGATATTGGAGCTTATTATTCAGTATCCTATTAATTCCTGACATGTTTATAGATTTATTCTTATGTTGTCAATCTCCATAAAGCCATCAAAAGTTTCATGCTAGATGTTAATCACCCTTAAGGAATAGTAAGTCGAAGTCTTTCTAGAACCAGATGAGATGCTAGGGTCTGAAATAATGAATCTAGCTTTTGCTATTCTGAACATAGCTTTATAATTTTCCCATGTTATGGCTAACTGTATAATATACATGGTTGAATGTGCTGATATTGCCTCTTCTTTCACAGGACACTGATTCTGAGGAGGAACTCAGAGAAGCTTTCAAGGTCTTTGATAAGGACCAAAATGGCTTCATTTCTGCCGCGGAGGTAAACATCATCGATTTGTTGTTTAGTTTTTGCAtctgcaattttctttttcattttgagatGTAGTGGCTACTGGCCAGTGAGAAACCTAGAGTTTCTTGAGCTGATTTCTAATTTCTTAAGGGAATCTGCTCTCTTACACGTCCTTCTTTGAATGTGTGCAGCTTCGACATGTGATGACAAATCTTGGAGAAAAGCTGACAGATGAAGAAGTGGAGGAGATGATTCGTGAAGCAGATGTGGATGGCGATGGTCAGGTGAACTATGAGGAGTTTGTTAGGATGATGCTGGCGAAGTAATTATGATGTGATTGTGACATGGTAGATGACAGATTTACCTTAATGTAGAATCAGCACAAACAACACCTTCCATTTTAGACTTTTGTTGAACAAGAGTAggttttaattttctgtttaatATTAGTTTTTCGCTCTATTATGGATTTATAAACTTGTTTGCGTGGTTCTATAGAGCTTTCCCATATGTtcgtggtttttttttattctttgcttCTGTGCctccatatatctatatatgaatATACAGTTTATTATATATGGAAGGATTCTCCTGTGAGGATGCTTTTTACAAGTTAAGGGATTCTAATTTTAGCTTTTGGGTATTTTGGACAGTTGGGATGAATTTAGATGGATAGTGTGCAATTCATGATCTAACGCCTAAAATTAGAATTCCTTCTTTAATTTATATGAGAAGATTCTGTCCTTGGAggatttttaatatgaatttgtATGAGGAAATATTTTTGTGAATCAAGATGTGaagaatcattttcaagagctCTTGATGTTGAAGCTCCCTGCTGGGCAAGGTTTAGCCACTGTTCGCTTAAATTGGTCCAGTCCAATACTAATTGGGCCTTAAAACACTGATCTTCATATAATTGTTTGGCTTTTCTTATGGTTCACATTTTCTTATCGTAAATGTCAAATACTTTGTTACTTATCccttttactacaaaatttgtCCTTGCTGTTCAGTTCCTCTGATTAGACCCCCATCTAACTTTATGCattaatgagaaaacaaaaaaaatggagattgCAGCCATTcc
Protein-coding regions in this window:
- the LOC107419490 gene encoding calmodulin, which encodes MAEQLTEEQIAEFKEAFSLFDKDGDGCITTKELGTVMRSLGQNPTEAELQDMINEVDADQNGTIDFSEFLNLMARKMKDTDSEEELREAFKVFDKDQNGFISAAELRHVMTNLGEKLTDEEVEEMIREADVDGDGQVNYEEFVRMMLAK